The region tttgatcaggatatatccttcaatgcgcatattaagcaaacatgtaggactgcttttttgcatttgcgcaatatctctaaaattagaaaggtcttgtctcagagtgatgctgaaaagctaattcacgcatttatttcttctaggctggactattgtaattcattattatcaggttgtcctaaaaattccctgaaaagccttcagttaattcaaaatgctgcagctagagtactgacggggactagaagaagagagcatatttcacccatattggcttctcttcattggctccctgttaattccagaatagaatttaaaattcttcttcttacttataaggttttgaataatcaggtcccaccttagcttagggacctcatagtaccatatcaccccaatacagcgcttcgctctcagagtgcaggcttacttgtagttcctagggtttgtaagagtagaatgggaggcagacccttcagctttcaggctcctttcctgtggaaccagctcccaattcggattagggagacagacaccctctctacttttaagattaagcttaaaactttcctttttgctaaagcttatagttagggttggatcagatgaccctgaaccatcccttagttatgctgctatagacttagattgctgggggggttcccatgatgcactgagtgtttctttttattcacctctttttgctctgtatgtaccactctgcatttaatcattagtgattgatctctgctctcttccacagcatgtctttttcctgattctctcccctcagccccaaccagtcccagcagaagactgcccctccctgagcctggttctgctggaggtttcttcctgttaaaagggagttttttccttcccactgtcgtcaagtgcttgctcatagggggtcgttttgaccgttggggtttttctgtaattattgtatggcttttgccttacaatataaagcgccttggggcaactgtttgttgtgatttggcgcaatataaataaaattgatttgatttaatttgatatacaagaaatatagttactacataacaTTGTagaagttagcttctaaaacctaaatattcatacaggagaagattgtagtatatatatatatatatatatatatatatatatatatatatatataccccatTCTGTAAACTTTtagtaaaattaatttatagCTAgtagctaagctataaatatggttattttattaaagaaacaaaagttatgatgtaatatgttttaggtatctgttATTTTTACCCGGTTCTTTTatgcaagattctgccccttactaaaaacaaaactgttgtaTTCCTcattgagtttattaaaggtcatatTAAGAAAAACAGGCATGGAACCCTCACAGacagtccatcttgtgaaaggccccgaAAATGAGCCATCCAACACTTtatataccttgtgggtgttaattaTGGCTGTAGTttcgtctcacatttctaatgttactggctctcaccaacaggggaagatctccctgtgtctgaaacttggacacacaatgaagtaaaacttaacttatatttctcagaacttccaaactaataacacaaatacttgatagctgacataaaataaaaaaactaccacagatattatctaacatatCTATCTCAatttcaccctgctagcttattataggaagacaaaatacacatTCTATATGctctctaatggaaaccccaaacttagatactatctgttgatatctattaaagaacccatcaactgaagaaccattaaaaatctacaccatgtaaaataaaagtgtaaatcatGAAAGTAAGCTAATGATAGCTCGATGAGCTACAATTAATTTAGCTGTGTGACATTTAGCTATGTCAATAAAAGTGTCTACTCAATCGACACGTATGTGACACCGatgggaaatacacacgtggaacaagaggtgaagctcttaacagacagaatattttacgtccactaatgcttcagctgaacggtgctgtttctttttttttttctcccttgtttcagaagccataactggcaacagTCCTCTAGTGTTAgcagaggttagcctgtaagcttgccgtcgtgctgataatcattcgagtacatttgtttaatgaagctgctgtaaatgaagaaattcatcaaaatatcgacataaattgcgaaggtgttttgcttttttcatcatccatccaactCAAGTTCTCTAAGCAAGGCGGAAAGAATTATACAtgacacctgattggctgattacttgggtggtatgaaaaatattacctgtccgcgaaaagggtgtattgctatttattctttagtgttttatccaatcatatggcGTATAATTTATAGGTAcatgataaatatatatattttttatatatgtgtgtgtgtcgtaCCCCTGAATAGGGGGTAATGtgctgcagtacctctgaaaatatgaggaaataatcacgagagttatttctggttgtttctctcacgcagaggtttattgcaatgaggagaaaccccgcaaaatccctccagtggtgtgggaagacattacaagttgcaaaaataaaggatcccaggattactaaacgatttccgagaatgcggtcacaattcctttgaatagaattacaaaacatttagaaaaaataaagaataacatacttttaaccaactcttaactgtatttatattgttctgaaggcttttatgtaaatgtatatttattacaaacctttttaacGTTTTAAGCactttcctatttttaactatttctattccctactgtttttaatatgacatcaccttatgagttatcattgtttattggcagagagctaatcactatttattggtgctgagcatagtttttaaaggcgtgctacccttctaacctatcacgtgcgtgtgtgtgaagGACAACAGCCTTCTGCACCATTCACCTCAACTGTGGAATAACTTTTTCACCAGAGCTTTGGctgagttttaaacagaggatcctctgttctgaAGAGTTTACGTACCATTCATAGATATATGAAGAACCATTCATTATTTATTCAAACACAgcactgtcacaggtgatgattgTGAACTGGTTTATGGCAGGTGATGCAGGGATAACCCATGTTGTTAGCTCCAGATCCATTTTGATTTTTATGTCTGGTGCAGCTCTCTTTTTGAAAAGTGACAATTCCTTTAACACAGATGTGATCTATCAGTAGTATGACTGCTGCTGTCTATTGGCGCTGATAAGCCGTGGGACCGCCATCTTAGAGCGGTCATCTGGGTCATCCGACCCGCTCCACTCAGTGTTTTTTAACAGGTACAGTGCATTTAATCCATCGTAATGCTctgaatactaaactgatttccacacatttttttctgcagatgTCTTTCATGTAACTATGATACAGGACAAAtcatttgtcatattttaatattcatatcggGATTAACAGTAATAGGATATTCTGATATAACCTAGACTGGAGACAGGTGttttgcaaacactgtaaacacacattatacatacacacacaccaatatATGATCGAGAAGCAGATAGTGGCAATAAAGTAAACTATTTTAGTTATTTGAAGAGATAAGACATGACAAGGCTATTAATTAATATTTCTAATCATACACAAAATACTGACTAATGAATACATTATATTTTGATGAAAAACATAATAGATGTAAGTTATAACACAGGTGTGATCTCTCAAAAGTATAACTGGACTTGATTCAGTAAATGTCTGAGTGgtctttttttggtttgtttgtcggGTTACTGGACTGAAgcccaatgtgtaaccacatttccTCATACATTACAATACTGGTTCACTGTTTATGATGCAGTTTATATTGCTGTTTTTCTGAAAGCCACTTGCAGTTATGCTGTTGCACTATTTTCACTTTATGCACCAACTTCTCTTCGCAAATCATTTAATCCATATGTGTTGATGCTGTGGACATCAAACTACACAGATGGTATAAGTTGTAATATTTCATGTGGTGTGTTTGTATTGTTATCCAGCATCACGTATGAATGAGAaaaatacaaaatctttaactacTGTTTATACACAACATACAGAAAGTTTGCACTCTTGCAGACGTGTGTGGCTCTTAAAAGAGCCCTTGGTTTGATGGTGAAGGCGCACATCAGTTCACTTGGAGCTGGTGTACTTGGTCACAGCCTTGGTGCCCTCGGACACGGCGTGCTTGGCCAGTTCACCGGGCAACAGGAGGCGCACGGCGGTCTGAATCTCCCTGGATGTGATGGTGGAGCGCTTGTTGTAGTGAACCAGACGGGACGCCTCGACAGCAATGCGCTCAAAGATGTCGTTGACGAACGAGTTCATGATGCTCATGGCCTTGGAAGAAACGCCCGTGTCGGGATGGACCTGTTTTAGTACTTTATACACATAGATGGCGTAACTCTCCTTCCTGCTCCTCTTTCTCTTCTTGCCTCCTTTACCGGCGGTTTTGGTTACCGTTTTCTTGGAGCCTTTCTTGGGCGCTGACTTCGCTGGTTCAGGCATGTTTCAGATAAACAAAACGAAATTTCAACTGCGAGAACGGCGCATTTAAAGACACCGCATGCAAATTTAACTGTGGGACTCCCCGTCTGTGATTGGTGGATGGCGTTAAGAGGGGCGGAAACATTGCTGTGAGGCTCTTTTGCATGAGAAGTTTTGTTCAGACCGCAGTCGCCACAGAAGGATGAGGGTCAGTTAACACTGACGAACACGGACACAGGCTGTAATCACCGCAAATTACTATAAGGACGTTTGGAAACGAAATATTTTACTGCCTGATCCAACAGTTGATAAAGCAAGCAAGGCAGCAATCATACTCCTGTGGGATGTGGGACTGTTTAACGATAATAGGATTGGAAAGACTGGATTAATAGAGTAATATAGAAGTCGCTCAAATCAACATTCAATGAATCTACACTACAATCAAGAGATTTACTCTTTCATAGGACAGTACACTTTTACACTTTTTAACACTTTTACAAACACTGAAACAAATTAAcaagtcccaaaacaaatttacaatctATATAAACTGGAAAAAGGGAATGTCCCAACTCTGGGGTTGACCCAGAGTTTGTGCCCACTTTGTGGAAAACACATGAGCCGCTTAATGCGGTTttgctttttgtgtttttaattcgAATGGACTCGGCCGGTGGACCAGATATGCTGCAGCAGTGCATACGGTATTTTAATGAGGGACACTCGTACGCTATAATTGTGGACATGATGTCATGTTTACATGATGTGCATATCAGCTTGCGGTCTTTGAAAAGCAAACTGAATGAAGCCGGGTTTTATCACTGAAAGGATTTATCCGCTACAGACGCAATAACAAGGGCCATACGACTGGAACTTTGTGAACCCGGACAGCTATTTGGCTACCGCATGATGTGGCAGGTACTCTAACAGAAGTACCATCTGCGAGTGAAGAGGGACCATGTAATGAATTTGCTCCGGGAGCTCAATCCTCGGGGGTGCGAGAGGAGAGCATGTAGAAGGTTTATAAGGAGAACCTACCACTCCATGGGACCGAACTATATGTGGCATGCAGATGGTTATGATAAACTCAAGCCATTCGGTTTGGCTCTTTCAGGCTGTATCGATGGGTTTTCACGTAAAGTACTATGGCTTGAATGTGGACCAACAAATAATAACCCAGCTGTGATCGCTCACTATTTCCTGTCATGTGTGCGAAAACTCGGCGTCATTCCCATGAGATTGAGGACTGACTGCGGCACGGAAAATGGGACCATGGCCGCAATTCAGTGCACCCTACGTCACAACCACAATGACTGCTACTCTGGAGCGTCCAGCCACATGTATGGCTCATCCACAAACAACCAGAGGATTGAGTCTTGGTGGTCCATATTCAGAAAGGGAAGGTGAGTGACCTTAATAAAGTAAATCAATTATGTGTAACCTTCATTTATTAATTCAAACATATATTCTTAAAATGAGTGTTATTTTATCATTTTCTTATAGGGGTCAGTTCTGGATGGAGCTATTTGCAGACCTTAGAGATGCCGGATACTTCAACAGGAGCCATGAGCATCAGTGTTTACTGAGATACTGCTTTGGAAATGTTATTCAGAAGGACTTGGATGAGTGTGTGAGACTGTGGAACAGCCACAGGATTCACCCCTCTAGAACAGCATCATGTCCAGGAGGAGTGCCCAATGAACTCTACTACTTGCCACACAGGTAATACTTTGGTGATAGATGAtgcttgtgtttgttttccttttatcttaaatttaaataaatctaATTACGTCTTCTGTTTAACATAGGTTTTGCTCCAGAGACTGTGGATTTATAGTTGAACAGGTTGAACTTGATGGCTTTCCTGAGGCACT is a window of Thalassophryne amazonica chromosome 17, fThaAma1.1, whole genome shotgun sequence DNA encoding:
- the LOC117528904 gene encoding histone H2B-like — translated: MPEPAKSAPKKGSKKTVTKTAGKGGKKRKRSRKESYAIYVYKVLKQVHPDTGVSSKAMSIMNSFVNDIFERIAVEASRLVHYNKRSTITSREIQTAVRLLLPGELAKHAVSEGTKAVTKYTSSK